The Longimicrobium sp. genome includes the window GGGGCGCGGGTCGCCCACCACGTCGGCCGCGCGGACGGTACGGCCCTCCACCTCCACGTCCTCGCCGTGGTGCAGCTTGCCCCAGAGCGGACCCTCGGGGACGCCCAGGTCGCGGACGAGCTGCGCGTTGAAGCGCCCCAGCCGCTCGTGCTCAATCACCGCGTACCCCACGGCCCGCCCCGCATGCTTGGCCGCGAACGGGACGACGTCGTACACCCCCCGGCCAATCTTCTCCCCCGGCTCCACGCCCACGATGCGCACTTCGAACGGAACGCGCTCCACCCCCAGCTCCACCGCCTGCTTGAGCGTCGCCTCAGTGCCGCGCGGGGTCCAGAGCGTCATCGGCTCCTCGCGCGCCTGCAGCCCGAGCGTCCGCAAGAGCCCGATCACCCCCAGGAAGTGATCGGCGTGCAGGTGCGTGAAGAAGATGTCGTGGAACCCGAACCCGGTGCCGAACTTCATCATCTGCCGCTGCGTGCCCTCGCCGCAGTCGAACACCAGGACGTCTCCCTCGCGCTGCACCACCAGCGACGAGACGTTGCGGCCGACCGTGGGGCGCGCCGCCGCGGTGCCGAGAAAGGTTACGCGCATGGGACGGCGGTGCGTGAGTGCGTGAGTGCGT containing:
- a CDS encoding ribonuclease Z, whose product is MRVTFLGTAAARPTVGRNVSSLVVQREGDVLVFDCGEGTQRQMMKFGTGFGFHDIFFTHLHADHFLGVIGLLRTLGLQAREEPMTLWTPRGTEATLKQAVELGVERVPFEVRIVGVEPGEKIGRGVYDVVPFAAKHAGRAVGYAVIEHERLGRFNAQLVRDLGVPEGPLWGKLHHGEDVEVEGRTVRAADVVGDPRPGRKVVYTGDTRPTSTTREIAAGADLLIHEATFAQDEADRAVSTGHSTAREAARVAAEAGVLRLALTHFSPRYADDPRVLEREARAVFPEAIAAYDGLVIDVPFRAE